One genomic window of Cydia pomonella isolate Wapato2018A chromosome 6, ilCydPomo1, whole genome shotgun sequence includes the following:
- the LOC133518804 gene encoding uncharacterized protein LOC133518804, which yields MGRVGEVASLLALVALTAASVTDNTLDGGERVVLVAPVLAPPRDSRTHSNDRARQFPVLVLLAQQNVPQGRSEPSAKSLGGPPKPIYVQKLEDQKVQQETTKTQSNRQKRHLLKKILLGHGGGGYEYGGGGFSIGGGYGGGYGGGGGYGGGGGYGGGGGYGGGGGYQEPSKTIVVKVVHENHDHGGGNYGHHGGGGFQSGGGGYGGGGGYGSGYGGGGGGGYGGGYGGGGGGGGGGGNGGGGGGGYGGDNHAGFGNQGGGCGGGCGGNGGGFHSTGLASATATATATATAHSSSNSYGGGYGKKR from the exons ATGGGACGCGTTGGTGAGGTAGCGAGCTTGCTGGCGCTGGTCGCCTTGACCGCGGCTAGTGTGACAGACAACACCCTCGATGGCGGGGAGCGGGTGGTCCTAGTGGCCCCTGTGCTAGCCCCCCCGAGGGACTCCAGGACTCACAGCAACGACCGCGCGCGGCAGTTTCCCGTGCTAGTGCTTCTTGCGCAGCAGAATGTGCCACAAGGCCGCTCTGAGCCTTCAGCCAAATCTTTGGGCGGACCACCCAAGCCGATTTATGTTCAG AAACTAGAAGACCAAAAAGTACAACAAGAAACCACAAAGACTCAAAGTAATCGTCAGAAGCGACACTTGCTAAAGAAAATCCTCTTGGGCCACGGTGGCGGTGGTTACGAGTATGGAGGAGGTGGTTTCAGCATTGGAGGTGGCTACGGAGGCGGCTATGGGGGCGGTGGCGGCTACGGCGGTGGTGGCGGTTACGGAGGCGGTGGCGGCTACGGCGGCGGCGGTGGTTACCAGGAGCCATCCAAGACGATAGTTGTGAAAGTCGTTCATGAGAATCATG ATCATGGCGGCGGTAATTACGGTCACCACGGTGGTGGCGGTTTCCAAAGTGGCGGCGGCGGTtacggcggcggtggcggctATGGAAGTGGCtacggcggcggtggcggcggtgGTTACGGCGGTGGatacggcggcggcggcggcggcggtggtgGCGGCGGCAACGGTggtggtggcggcggcggctaCGGTGGTGACAACCACGCTGGTTTCGGGAATCAAGGAGGCGGCTGCGGAGGTGGTTGTGGGGGAAATGGAGGTGGCTTCCATAGCACCGGCCTTGCCTCTGCCACCGCTACTGCTACTGCTACAGCGACTGCTCACTCTAGCTCTAACTCTTACGGCGGAGG gtACGGTAAAAAACGCTAA
- the LOC133518805 gene encoding uncharacterized protein LOC133518805 — MFKKTGLCVLLFLLVSLFTVALCFQEDDATKPIRMAENMNKEDSLILQRIKRQLFRPGFAPVIARARAPTVIVVPERGTANYPVYGNVPMSPYSVNNPNRGTTVVVSQIPEYNYNGIGRTYGVPTL, encoded by the exons ATGTTCAAGAAAACGGGATTATGTgttctattatttttgttggTATCGTTGTTTACCGTGGCGCTGTGTTTCCAAGAAGATGACGCCACGAAGCCAATCAGAATGGCTGAG aATATGAACAAAGAGGACAGCTTGATTCTGCAGCGAATAAAAAGACAGCTTTTTAGACCAG GTTTTGCACCAGTGATAGCACGGGCTCGAGCGCCTACAGTGATTGTCGTTCCTGAAAGAG GTACCGCGAATTATCCAGTATATGGCAATGTTCCCATGTCGCCGTATAGCGTCAACAATCCCAACAGAGGGACGACGGTGGTCGTCAGTCAAATACCGG AATATAATTACAACGGTATTGGCCGAACCTACGGCGTGCCTACCCTATAA